From the genome of Pseudomonas yamanorum, one region includes:
- the argE gene encoding acetylornithine deacetylase encodes MSNSRELLQTLVGFDTTSRESNLQLIEYVREYLAGFGVASELIYNDERSKANLFATIGPAQVPGIVLSGHTDVVPVDGQPWTLPAFALTERDGKLYGRGTADMKGYIACVLALVPSLVNADLRMPVHIALSYDEEVGCLGVRSLLKVLEQWSVKPLLCIIGEPTELKPVLGHKGKLAMRCEVHGEACHSAYAPQGVNAIEYAAELIGELGRIGQRLKVHQDERFDPPFSTVQTGVISGGKALNIVPADCRFDFEVRALPSMDPGEVAEELQTYAMQQVLPRMQAVSRQSAIRFSELSAYPGLATDQRSQAAELIAAFCGSREFGTVAFGTEGGLFDAAGIPTVVCGPGSMDQGHKPDEFVSVEQLKGCDEMLQRMLLSIRT; translated from the coding sequence ATGAGCAACAGCCGCGAATTGCTGCAGACGCTGGTGGGGTTTGATACCACCAGCCGCGAGTCCAACCTGCAATTGATCGAGTACGTACGCGAATACCTGGCGGGGTTCGGCGTCGCCAGCGAACTGATCTACAACGATGAACGCAGCAAAGCCAATCTGTTCGCCACCATCGGCCCGGCGCAAGTGCCCGGGATCGTGCTGTCGGGGCACACCGACGTGGTGCCGGTGGACGGGCAACCCTGGACGCTGCCCGCGTTTGCCCTGACCGAGCGCGACGGCAAGTTGTATGGCCGGGGCACGGCGGACATGAAGGGCTACATCGCCTGCGTGCTCGCGCTGGTGCCGTCGCTGGTGAACGCAGACCTGCGGATGCCGGTGCATATCGCCTTGTCCTATGACGAGGAAGTCGGCTGCCTTGGGGTGCGTTCGCTGCTCAAGGTACTGGAGCAATGGTCGGTGAAACCGCTGCTGTGCATTATCGGCGAGCCTACCGAGTTGAAGCCGGTGCTGGGCCATAAAGGCAAGCTCGCCATGCGCTGCGAAGTGCATGGCGAGGCGTGCCATTCGGCGTATGCGCCTCAGGGCGTGAATGCGATCGAGTATGCGGCGGAGTTGATTGGTGAGCTGGGGCGAATTGGCCAGCGCCTCAAGGTGCATCAGGACGAGCGCTTTGACCCGCCGTTCAGCACCGTGCAAACCGGGGTGATTTCCGGGGGCAAGGCGCTGAATATCGTCCCGGCGGATTGCCGCTTCGACTTTGAAGTGCGCGCCCTGCCGTCGATGGACCCGGGTGAAGTGGCCGAGGAGCTGCAAACCTATGCGATGCAGCAGGTGTTGCCGCGCATGCAGGCGGTGAGCCGGCAGAGTGCGATTCGCTTCAGTGAATTGTCGGCGTACCCGGGGCTGGCCACCGATCAGCGTAGCCAGGCGGCGGAGCTGATTGCGGCGTTTTGCGGCTCGCGGGAATTTGGCACCGTGGCGTTCGGAACTGAGGGTGGGTTGTTTGATGCGGCGGGCATTCCCACCGTGGTGTGCGGGCCCGGGAGCATGGACCAGGGGCATAAGCCGGATGAGTTTGTGAGTGTGGAGCAACTGAAGGGTTGCGATGAAATGCTGCAGCGAATGTTGCTTTCGATCCGTACCTGA
- a CDS encoding LysR substrate-binding domain-containing protein: MAAYNLRQLKYFVTTAECGSVAEASRKLYIAQPSVSTAIKQLEDSFGVQLFIRHHAQGVSLTPSGARFYRKALELLRVAHEFEQNALADNDVVAGQIDIGCFETVAPLYLPRLIAGFKQRWPGVEIRLRDGEQQELVQALTAGSIDVAMLFEHDLGSAIETTPLMPPQQPYALLPADHRFAQQAKVSLADLVLEPMILLDVLPSRTYFVSIFEERGLTPNIVFSSPSIEMVRGMVGRGFGFSILVTKPFSPYSYDGQKLVCVPLAETVTGSGLSAVWLRRAPLTKPVQLFVEYCREELARLLG, encoded by the coding sequence ATGGCTGCCTATAACCTGCGCCAGCTCAAATATTTTGTAACCACCGCCGAGTGCGGCAGCGTGGCAGAGGCCTCGCGCAAGCTCTATATCGCGCAACCGTCGGTGTCGACGGCCATCAAGCAGCTGGAAGACAGCTTTGGCGTGCAGTTGTTTATCCGCCATCACGCCCAAGGGGTGTCGCTGACGCCCAGTGGTGCACGGTTCTATCGCAAGGCCCTGGAGCTGCTGCGGGTAGCCCATGAATTCGAGCAGAACGCGCTGGCAGACAACGACGTGGTGGCGGGGCAGATCGATATCGGCTGCTTCGAGACGGTGGCGCCGCTGTATTTGCCGCGTTTGATTGCAGGCTTCAAGCAGCGCTGGCCGGGGGTGGAAATCCGCCTGCGGGACGGCGAACAGCAGGAGCTGGTGCAGGCGCTGACCGCCGGCAGTATCGACGTGGCGATGCTGTTTGAGCATGACCTGGGCAGCGCCATCGAGACCACACCGCTGATGCCGCCGCAGCAACCCTATGCGTTGTTACCGGCGGATCACCGGTTTGCGCAGCAGGCCAAGGTGTCACTGGCGGATTTGGTGCTGGAGCCGATGATTCTGCTGGATGTGCTTCCGAGCCGGACGTACTTCGTGAGCATCTTTGAGGAGCGTGGGCTGACGCCGAATATTGTCTTCAGTTCGCCGTCGATCGAGATGGTGCGCGGGATGGTGGGGCGCGGGTTTGGCTTTTCGATTCTGGTGACCAAGCCGTTTTCGCCGTATTCCTATGACGGGCAGAAGCTGGTGTGTGTGCCGTTGGCGGAGACGGTGACGGGTTCGGGGTTGTCGGCAGTGTGGTTGCGGCGGGCGCCGTTGACCAAGCCGGTGCAGTTGTTTGTGGAGTATTGCCGGGAAGAGCTGGCGCGGTTACTTGGGTAA
- a CDS encoding purine-cytosine permease family protein, which produces MVTTATSSAPLIEKHTIGYVPPEDRHGKVRDLFTLWFGGNIAPLPIVTGALAVQLFGLNLVWGIIAILVGHLVGGVLMALHSAQGPQMGIPQMIQSRAQFGSLGALLVVVIAGVMYIGFFASNIVLAGKSLHGVVDAIPVPVGIVIGAIGSGIIGIIGYRFIHVLNRIGTWVLGAGIVLGFGYIFTHVQTADFLTRGNFNISGWLATVSLAALWQIAFAPYVSDYSRYLPADVPVASTFWTTYLGTVLGSSLSFIFGAVAVLATPVGMDTMDAVKLATGSIGPLMLLLFLLSVISHNALNLYGAVLSLITLVQTFAYRWIPTAKARAVISVLVLAACSIAAVFASKDFIGHFVDMVLVLLVVLVPWTAINLIDFYAIHKGKYDIGSIFRVDGGIYGRYNPQALVAYAVGIVVQIPFMNTPLYVGPISAHINGADLSWLVGLVVTSPLYFWLASRDSAYKRRLEGGKLVGGV; this is translated from the coding sequence ATGGTTACCACTGCAACATCCTCCGCCCCGCTTATCGAAAAACACACGATTGGATACGTGCCCCCGGAAGATCGCCACGGAAAGGTAAGAGACTTGTTCACCCTGTGGTTCGGCGGCAACATCGCGCCGTTGCCCATCGTCACCGGCGCGCTGGCCGTGCAACTGTTCGGCTTGAACCTGGTGTGGGGCATCATCGCCATCCTCGTCGGCCACCTCGTCGGCGGCGTGCTGATGGCATTGCACTCGGCCCAAGGCCCACAAATGGGCATCCCGCAAATGATCCAGAGCCGCGCCCAGTTCGGCTCCCTCGGCGCACTGCTGGTGGTGGTGATCGCCGGCGTGATGTACATCGGCTTCTTCGCCTCCAACATCGTACTGGCGGGCAAATCCCTGCACGGCGTCGTCGACGCGATCCCGGTGCCAGTGGGCATCGTCATCGGCGCCATCGGCTCGGGGATCATCGGCATCATCGGCTACCGCTTCATCCACGTGCTCAACCGCATCGGCACCTGGGTGCTGGGCGCGGGCATCGTGCTGGGTTTCGGCTACATCTTCACCCATGTGCAGACGGCCGACTTCCTGACGCGCGGCAACTTCAACATCTCCGGCTGGCTGGCCACCGTGTCGCTGGCTGCGCTGTGGCAGATCGCGTTTGCACCGTATGTGTCTGACTACTCCCGCTACCTGCCGGCGGATGTGCCGGTGGCGTCGACCTTCTGGACCACCTATCTGGGCACCGTGCTCGGTTCCAGCCTGTCGTTCATCTTCGGTGCGGTTGCGGTACTCGCCACGCCGGTGGGAATGGACACCATGGACGCGGTCAAACTGGCGACCGGCTCCATTGGCCCGCTGATGCTGTTGCTGTTCCTGCTCAGCGTGATCAGTCATAACGCCCTTAACCTGTACGGCGCCGTGCTGTCGTTGATCACCCTGGTACAGACCTTTGCCTACCGCTGGATCCCCACCGCCAAGGCGCGCGCCGTGATCTCGGTGCTGGTGTTGGCCGCGTGTTCGATTGCGGCGGTGTTTGCGTCGAAGGATTTTATCGGGCACTTCGTGGACATGGTGCTGGTGCTGCTGGTGGTACTGGTGCCGTGGACGGCGATCAACCTGATCGACTTCTATGCGATTCATAAGGGCAAGTACGACATCGGTTCGATCTTTCGGGTCGACGGCGGGATTTACGGGCGGTACAACCCTCAGGCGCTGGTGGCCTATGCGGTGGGGATTGTGGTGCAGATTCCGTTTATGAATACGCCGCTGTATGTCGGGCCGATTTCGGCACACATCAACGGGGCGGATTTGTCGTGGTTGGTGGGGTTGGTGGTGACGTCACCGTTGTATTTCTGGTTGGCGAGTCGGGACAGTGCGTATAAGCGCCGGTTGGAGGGGGGGAAGTTGGTGGGTGGGGTTTAA
- a CDS encoding GNAT family N-acetyltransferase, whose product MPALTFRNANPADANRCYEIEISAYEGDEAATLEKIATRIALYPQGFLILEADGVVVGFINCGCADEVVMSDEAFKELVGHSADAPNVVIMSVVVDPAHQGKGYSTQLMETFIQRMQAMGKKTIHLMCKERHVELYKRMGYRYVQPSASDHGGMAWHEMVMDL is encoded by the coding sequence ATGCCCGCCCTCACCTTCCGTAACGCCAACCCCGCCGACGCCAACCGTTGCTACGAGATCGAAATCTCGGCCTACGAAGGCGATGAAGCCGCCACCCTGGAAAAGATCGCCACGCGCATCGCGCTGTACCCGCAAGGCTTTCTGATCCTGGAGGCGGATGGTGTTGTGGTCGGTTTCATCAACTGCGGTTGCGCCGATGAAGTGGTGATGTCGGATGAGGCCTTCAAGGAGTTGGTCGGGCATTCAGCCGATGCGCCGAATGTGGTGATCATGTCGGTGGTGGTTGACCCGGCTCATCAGGGCAAGGGTTATTCGACGCAGTTGATGGAGACGTTTATCCAGCGCATGCAGGCGATGGGCAAGAAGACCATTCACCTGATGTGCAAGGAACGCCACGTGGAGCTGTATAAGCGCATGGGCTATCGCTATGTGCAGCCGTCGGCGTCGGACCATGGCGGGATGGCGTGGCATGAGATGGTGATGGATCTATGA
- a CDS encoding GNAT family N-acetyltransferase — MKPHLIEVGDQPDAKAEQLLGSGLAAFNEHVTGSNDRRPLTVLIKHPDTGETLGGITGKTSLGMAFLDLFHLPEALRGSGLGTTLLKAFEDEARHRGCRSAMLYTLSFQAPEFYEKNGWVRFGEIPCDPEGSSRVFLSKML, encoded by the coding sequence ATGAAGCCGCATCTGATTGAGGTCGGCGACCAGCCAGACGCCAAAGCCGAGCAGCTCCTGGGCAGCGGCCTCGCCGCCTTCAACGAGCACGTCACCGGGTCCAATGACCGACGTCCGTTGACGGTGCTGATCAAGCATCCCGACACCGGTGAAACCCTCGGCGGCATCACCGGCAAAACCAGCCTCGGCATGGCCTTTCTCGACCTGTTTCATCTGCCCGAGGCCCTGCGTGGCTCAGGCCTGGGCACAACGCTGCTGAAAGCATTCGAAGACGAAGCCCGTCACCGTGGCTGCCGCTCGGCGATGCTGTACACCCTCAGTTTCCAGGCCCCGGAGTTTTACGAGAAGAATGGCTGGGTGCGGTTTGGTGAAATCCCTTGCGACCCGGAAGGCAGCAGCCGGGTGTTCCTGAGCAAAATGCTCTGA
- a CDS encoding GNAT family N-acetyltransferase, whose translation MLIRDARPEDALCIGVLGMQVFLDTYATEGIRDSIAAEALQAFSPQTISALIAQPGTAIIVAESNGHLVGFAQVAMDTGHALISTPKAAELQRLYIQERFTGLGLGYRLLQAVEQRAGQGGASLLWATVWVGNERALGFYPRRGYELLGAPTYTFQNESHENRLFGKRLQS comes from the coding sequence ATGCTTATCCGCGATGCACGGCCTGAAGACGCGTTATGCATTGGCGTGCTGGGCATGCAGGTTTTTCTCGATACCTACGCCACAGAAGGCATTCGCGACTCAATCGCTGCCGAGGCGCTGCAAGCGTTTTCGCCCCAGACGATTTCCGCGCTGATCGCCCAGCCGGGCACGGCGATTATCGTCGCTGAATCAAATGGGCATCTGGTGGGGTTTGCCCAGGTGGCGATGGACACCGGCCATGCGCTGATCTCAACCCCGAAAGCGGCGGAGTTGCAGCGACTCTACATCCAGGAACGGTTTACCGGCCTGGGCCTCGGCTACCGTTTGCTGCAAGCGGTTGAACAGCGTGCAGGGCAGGGTGGGGCGTCGTTGCTGTGGGCGACGGTGTGGGTCGGCAACGAGCGTGCGCTGGGGTTTTATCCGCGCCGTGGTTATGAGCTGCTGGGGGCGCCGACTTACACGTTTCAGAATGAGAGCCATGAAAATCGGCTGTTTGGTAAAAGACTTCAGTCTTAA
- a CDS encoding class I SAM-dependent methyltransferase, with protein MTWFSDPAAVARYAEGPVRLVPGFESLQRMATLLLRETVPATGKVLVLGAGGGLELKKFADSQPEWQFVGVDPSAEMLKLAEATLGPLMARVQLHEGYIDTAPEGPFDAATSLLTLHFIPAKERLQTLKELWRRLSPGAPLIAAHHSFPQSSPEEKARWLKRYAAYAVDSGVPPEDAQRAIAAISSHLPVLSPNNDEALLREAGFEGVELFYAGFSFKGWIAYKPA; from the coding sequence ATGACCTGGTTTTCAGACCCCGCCGCTGTTGCTCGCTACGCCGAAGGCCCGGTGAGGCTGGTGCCGGGTTTCGAGTCCCTGCAGCGCATGGCCACCCTGTTGCTACGCGAAACCGTCCCGGCCACCGGCAAGGTATTGGTACTCGGTGCAGGCGGCGGGCTGGAGTTGAAGAAGTTTGCTGACAGCCAGCCCGAGTGGCAGTTTGTGGGGGTGGACCCGTCTGCCGAGATGCTGAAGCTGGCCGAGGCCACCTTGGGTCCGCTGATGGCCCGTGTGCAGTTGCATGAAGGCTATATCGATACCGCGCCCGAGGGGCCGTTCGATGCCGCCACGTCCTTGCTGACCTTGCACTTCATCCCGGCCAAAGAGCGTCTGCAAACCCTAAAAGAACTGTGGCGGCGCTTGTCGCCAGGCGCGCCTTTGATTGCGGCGCATCACAGCTTCCCCCAATCCTCGCCAGAGGAAAAAGCGCGCTGGCTGAAGCGTTATGCGGCCTATGCCGTGGATTCCGGCGTGCCGCCTGAAGATGCGCAGCGGGCGATTGCCGCCATCAGCAGCCACTTGCCGGTGCTGTCACCCAACAACGATGAAGCGCTGCTACGGGAGGCAGGCTTTGAAGGTGTGGAACTGTTCTACGCGGGCTTCAGTTTCAAGGGCTGGATTGCCTACAAGCCCGCCTAG
- a CDS encoding TPM domain-containing protein — MMVFLRQCVLGLLLIVSGSQVWADTVPPAPVTVALDQRVIDLTHTLDAATQSRMTTQLAGLEQRKGAQVAVMLLPSTQGVGIEDFANQLFRAWKLGRKDVNDGILLLVAKDDRKVRIEVGYGLEGVVTDLLAHRIIEEHITPAFRQGDYAGGVQQAVDDLTLLVDGGNLPEVAKAGFPPEAYAVLLAFMFGGVVGVLMGAEKLPWRRALMAVVVVTVALVTVAGGKDWPVYLLLLPLCMLIGGATFGALWQARVAFYAVLGLLIYIAGVLLTDHFVGDLSLIHWLAYPMAGLLILGLYFGLFLVMKSMWKESQGGFIARLVAVLVVYGVAGALIDKGATGWLLAFPFASFAALFIFAHGISGGSGSGSGGGSSSSGSSSSSSSSSSGGGGSSGGGGASGSW; from the coding sequence ATGATGGTGTTCCTACGGCAATGTGTCTTGGGCTTGCTACTGATCGTTTCCGGCTCGCAGGTGTGGGCCGATACCGTTCCCCCGGCGCCGGTCACGGTTGCGCTGGACCAGCGCGTGATCGACCTGACCCACACCCTCGACGCCGCCACTCAATCGCGCATGACCACGCAACTCGCCGGCCTGGAACAACGCAAAGGCGCACAGGTGGCTGTGATGCTGCTGCCGAGCACCCAGGGCGTGGGCATCGAAGACTTCGCCAACCAACTCTTCCGTGCCTGGAAACTGGGGCGCAAGGACGTCAACGACGGCATCCTGCTGCTGGTGGCGAAGGACGATCGCAAGGTGCGGATCGAAGTCGGTTACGGCCTGGAAGGCGTGGTCACCGACCTGCTGGCCCACCGCATCATCGAAGAGCACATCACCCCGGCCTTTCGCCAGGGCGATTACGCCGGCGGCGTGCAGCAGGCGGTGGACGACCTGACGCTGTTGGTGGACGGCGGCAATTTGCCCGAGGTGGCCAAGGCCGGTTTTCCGCCTGAGGCTTATGCGGTGCTCCTGGCGTTCATGTTTGGCGGGGTGGTCGGGGTATTGATGGGGGCTGAAAAACTCCCTTGGCGTCGGGCCCTGATGGCGGTGGTCGTTGTCACTGTGGCGCTGGTAACGGTTGCAGGCGGCAAAGACTGGCCGGTCTATTTGCTGTTGCTGCCCCTGTGCATGTTGATTGGCGGTGCCACGTTTGGCGCGTTGTGGCAGGCGAGGGTGGCGTTTTATGCCGTGCTGGGGCTGTTGATTTATATCGCCGGGGTGCTGCTGACCGATCACTTTGTTGGCGACCTGTCGCTGATCCACTGGCTGGCTTATCCCATGGCCGGGCTGCTGATCCTGGGCCTGTACTTCGGCCTGTTCCTGGTGATGAAAAGCATGTGGAAAGAGAGCCAGGGCGGCTTTATCGCGCGGCTGGTGGCGGTGCTGGTGGTGTACGGGGTCGCTGGGGCATTGATTGATAAGGGCGCCACGGGATGGCTGCTGGCGTTTCCATTCGCTTCGTTCGCGGCGCTGTTCATCTTTGCCCACGGTATCAGCGGCGGGTCGGGGTCGGGGTCTGGTGGGGGCTCCAGCTCCTCCGGTTCGAGCTCCAGTTCCAGCAGCAGCTCATCGGGGGGTGGCGGTTCCAGCGGTGGGGGTGGCGCGTCGGGGAGTTGGTAA
- a CDS encoding alpha/beta fold hydrolase, producing the protein MDLQQRNNVRVFGSGPSTLVFSHGFGCDQTMWNYLFPHFTGRFRVVLYDLVGAGQSDLGAYDTEKYSSLAGYAHDLGEIVDKYAVGPVVLVGHSVSAMIGALADRQAPGTIAAHVMIGPSPCYIDSDGYTGGFTLEDIHSLLDTLDSNYLGWSSTMAPVIMGAPGQPALGEELTNSFCRTEPDIAKRFARVTFLSDNRQDIAGLMTPTLILQSTDDLIAPVCVGEYLHAALPASTYCLVDNVGHCPHMSAPGACSAAMDSFLLPWVGADASR; encoded by the coding sequence ATGGACCTTCAGCAGCGCAATAACGTCAGGGTGTTTGGCAGCGGCCCCTCGACCCTGGTTTTCTCCCATGGTTTCGGGTGTGATCAAACCATGTGGAATTACCTGTTTCCTCATTTCACCGGCCGTTTCCGCGTCGTGCTGTATGACCTGGTGGGTGCTGGCCAGTCTGATCTGGGCGCGTACGACACCGAAAAATACAGCTCACTCGCCGGCTACGCCCATGACTTGGGCGAGATTGTTGATAAATACGCCGTGGGCCCGGTGGTGCTGGTGGGTCACTCCGTCAGCGCGATGATCGGCGCCCTGGCCGATCGCCAGGCGCCCGGAACAATCGCCGCCCATGTGATGATCGGCCCTTCGCCCTGCTATATCGATTCCGATGGCTATACGGGCGGGTTCACCCTCGAGGATATCCATTCATTGCTCGATACCCTCGACAGCAATTACCTCGGCTGGTCCAGCACCATGGCCCCGGTGATCATGGGCGCGCCAGGGCAACCGGCCCTCGGCGAAGAACTGACCAACAGCTTCTGCCGCACCGAGCCCGATATCGCCAAGCGCTTCGCACGGGTAACCTTCCTGTCGGACAACCGCCAGGACATCGCGGGCCTGATGACCCCCACCCTGATTTTGCAATCCACCGACGACTTGATCGCACCGGTGTGCGTCGGTGAGTACCTGCATGCCGCGTTGCCCGCCAGCACGTATTGCCTGGTCGATAACGTGGGGCATTGCCCGCACATGAGTGCACCCGGGGCCTGCTCAGCGGCCATGGACAGTTTCCTGTTGCCATGGGTAGGTGCCGATGCCAGTCGATAA
- a CDS encoding PAS domain-containing sensor histidine kinase, which produces MPVDNLSLPDSQRLFDGAPCALVVTREDGTIVQANQCFSDWTGFSVDELKERRFQDLLTMGGRIFHQTHLAPLMKMQGSIAEVKLDLLHRDRRTVTVLLNGVRHEHAGIAYNELALFGTTDRDKYERELLNARKLAEALLQEKTATEVALQQAQAELSSAYEIAQRRALFAEQMVAIVSHDLKNPLTAIKMASEFLARGERSPKERQLLGHIGLSTERAQRMIADLLDFTQARVGQGIGINPVALDLHTVTRDSLDELRVAFPTATLEHHATGSARTFLDADRIQQIIGNLVANSVAYGDLQQPITVTSHQDAQESRLSVHNQGPAIPEALMAGLFEPMTRGTEQDSEVRSVGLGLFIVREIAKAHDGGVSVSSSPDQGTTFSVHFPLRHP; this is translated from the coding sequence ATGCCAGTCGATAACCTGTCGTTGCCGGATTCTCAACGTTTGTTCGACGGCGCGCCCTGCGCCTTGGTGGTTACCCGGGAAGACGGCACCATCGTGCAGGCTAACCAGTGCTTCAGCGACTGGACCGGCTTCAGCGTCGATGAGTTGAAAGAACGACGGTTCCAGGACCTGCTGACGATGGGCGGGCGGATCTTCCATCAGACGCACCTTGCGCCGCTGATGAAAATGCAAGGCTCCATCGCCGAAGTAAAACTCGACCTGCTGCACCGTGACCGACGCACCGTCACGGTATTGCTCAACGGCGTCAGGCACGAACATGCCGGTATTGCCTACAACGAACTGGCCCTCTTCGGCACCACCGACCGCGACAAGTACGAGCGTGAACTGCTCAATGCCCGCAAACTGGCTGAAGCCTTGTTGCAGGAAAAGACCGCCACTGAAGTCGCGCTGCAGCAGGCCCAAGCCGAACTGAGCAGCGCCTATGAAATCGCCCAGCGCCGGGCGCTGTTTGCCGAGCAGATGGTCGCGATTGTCAGCCATGACCTGAAGAACCCGCTTACCGCGATCAAGATGGCCTCGGAGTTCCTCGCCCGTGGCGAGCGCAGCCCCAAGGAGCGCCAACTCCTGGGGCATATCGGCCTGTCCACCGAACGGGCGCAGCGGATGATCGCCGACTTGCTGGACTTCACTCAGGCCAGAGTGGGCCAGGGCATCGGCATCAACCCCGTAGCACTCGACCTGCACACCGTCACCCGTGACAGTCTCGACGAGTTGCGGGTGGCGTTCCCCACGGCGACCCTCGAACATCACGCCACGGGCAGCGCCCGCACGTTCCTGGATGCCGACCGCATCCAACAAATCATCGGCAATCTGGTGGCCAACAGCGTGGCGTACGGCGATCTGCAACAGCCTATTACCGTCACCTCGCACCAGGACGCGCAAGAGAGCCGGCTCTCGGTACATAACCAAGGGCCGGCCATTCCCGAAGCGTTGATGGCTGGCTTGTTTGAACCCATGACCCGAGGCACGGAGCAGGACAGTGAGGTGCGTAGCGTTGGCCTGGGGCTGTTTATCGTGCGGGAAATCGCCAAGGCCCATGATGGAGGTGTTTCGGTAAGCTCAAGCCCGGACCAGGGCACCACTTTCAGTGTGCACTTTCCATTGCGCCACCCATGA
- the dapF gene encoding diaminopimelate epimerase has translation MTLQFVKMHAHGDDFIVIDRRGRDDPITAEIARRLGDRHRGIGFNQLAVVLDCADAAARITFWNPNGTPLDTCGSATRGVADMLMREAGTATIVLRTNRGLLTCVRESGQRVSVDMGRPSLGWEEIPLAQAMHTERLPLEGDPAACSMGNPHCTFFVDDLAAVDIATLGPSLETHPLFPNKTNVHFVHVLDRSHIRLRIWERGGGIPQGSGSCCCGAVVNGIRRGLLDDTVDVQCDGGTVTVHWDGHGGVVLTGAVQTVVHGTVAAALMGGAMESAH, from the coding sequence ATGACCTTGCAGTTCGTGAAGATGCACGCCCACGGTGATGACTTCATCGTGATCGACCGGCGCGGCCGGGATGACCCGATCACCGCTGAAATCGCCCGCCGCCTGGGGGACCGTCATCGCGGCATCGGCTTCAATCAATTGGCCGTGGTGCTCGATTGCGCTGACGCCGCTGCCCGCATCACATTCTGGAACCCCAACGGCACTCCGCTCGATACCTGCGGCAGCGCCACCCGTGGGGTTGCGGACATGCTGATGCGCGAAGCCGGCACCGCCACCATCGTGCTGCGAACCAACCGAGGGCTGCTGACCTGCGTGCGCGAATCGGGACAGCGGGTGTCGGTGGACATGGGGCGGCCGTCATTGGGCTGGGAAGAGATTCCGCTGGCGCAAGCGATGCACACCGAACGCTTGCCGCTGGAGGGCGACCCGGCGGCGTGCAGCATGGGCAACCCGCATTGCACCTTCTTTGTCGACGACCTTGCGGCGGTCGATATCGCGACGCTTGGGCCGTCGTTGGAAACCCACCCGCTGTTCCCCAACAAGACCAACGTGCATTTCGTGCACGTGCTGGACCGCAGCCATATCCGCCTGCGCATCTGGGAACGGGGCGGCGGCATCCCGCAGGGCTCGGGCTCGTGCTGTTGTGGTGCGGTGGTCAACGGGATTCGTCGTGGGCTGCTGGATGACACCGTCGACGTGCAATGCGATGGCGGTACCGTGACGGTGCATTGGGACGGTCACGGCGGCGTGGTGTTGACGGGGGCTGTCCAAACCGTTGTTCACGGCACAGTGGCTGCCGCGCTCATGGGTGGCGCAATGGAAAGTGCACACTGA